From the genome of Phycisphaerae bacterium:
CGACGGAGACGGGCCGCGGAGTCCGTTCACGCCGCAAATCAGGGGTCAGCGCCGGCCGCAGTAGGCCGGGTGGAAATCGGAGAGCGGGTTTGTGGATCTGATCAAGCTTGAGGGTATCGAGAAGACCTACTACCTGGGTGAGGTGGATCTGCCCGTATTGAGGGGCATATCGTTGGGTGTGACCCGTGGGGAGCTGGTGGCCCTGATGGGTGCTTCCGGTTCGGGCAAGACGACGTTGATGAACATCCTGGGGTGCCTGGATCGGCCGACGGGGGGGCGATACTGGCTGGATGGCCAGGAGATCGCGAGTCTGTCGGCGGATGCCCGGGCGGGGCTGCGTAACCGCAAGATCGGGTTTGTGTTTCAGAACTTCAATCTTCTGGCCCGGACCAGCGCCCTGGAGAACGTCATCATGCCGTTGTCGTACACGTCGGAGAGCGTTTCGGAGCGGGAGGCTCGGGAGCGGGCCATTGGCTTGCTCAACCGGGTGGGTCTGGGGGATCGGTTTGACCACGAACCGTCTCAGCTTTCCGGCGGGCAGCAGCAGCGCGTGGCCATTGCTCGATCGCTGATCAACCGTCCTTCTCTCCTGTTTGCCGACGAGCCGACCGGCAACCTGGATTCGCGGACCAGTGAGGAGATTCTGCGGATGTTCCAGCAGCTCAACACTGAGGAGGGCATCACGATCATTTTGGTGACCCACGACGCCACGGTGGCCCAGCATGCCCGGCGGATCATCCGTATTCGGGACGGCATGATTGAGGACGACGCGCCGGTTGGTGGTGTTCATGGATCGGCGGAGGTGCGGCGATGACCGCCTGGCTGTCGGCGCGATTGCATGCCCGGATACTGCGGACGGCTTTTCGGGCCCTGCGGCGGAATGTTATGCGGAGCGCCCTGACGACGCTGGGCATCATCATCGGGGTATCCGCGGTGATTGCGATGATGGAGATTGGCAACGGCACCTCGTCGTTCATCAAGAAGTCGATTACGAGCATGGGGGTGGACAATCTGCTAGTGGCTCCGGGGTCGGCGGCGAGCGGGGGGGTGACCTTTGGTGCCGGCAGTGTCATGACCCTGACGCCGGAAGACGCGGATGCCATTGTTCGGGAGTGTCCGGCGGTCAGGGCGACAGCGCCGGTGGTGCGGGCCCGCACGCAGGTGATCTACGGTAACCGGAACTGGGTGCCGACGTTCATTTGGGGTACGACGCCATCGTTTCTTGAGGTTCGCAACTGGGGCAACCTGGCCGAGGGGGAGCCGTTTACGGACCAGGATGTGC
Proteins encoded in this window:
- a CDS encoding ABC transporter ATP-binding protein, with the translated sequence MIKLEGIEKTYYLGEVDLPVLRGISLGVTRGELVALMGASGSGKTTLMNILGCLDRPTGGRYWLDGQEIASLSADARAGLRNRKIGFVFQNFNLLARTSALENVIMPLSYTSESVSEREARERAIGLLNRVGLGDRFDHEPSQLSGGQQQRVAIARSLINRPSLLFADEPTGNLDSRTSEEILRMFQQLNTEEGITIILVTHDATVAQHARRIIRIRDGMIEDDAPVGGVHGSAEVRR